The genomic region TGAGTCACCGTCGCTGGTTCCTCAACGAGAAGGCGATGCGGCTCGGGACCGCGCTGCGCCCGACGCCGATGACGGCGATCCTCGCGATCGGGATCACCCTGGTCGCGCTCGCGGTGCTGGTGGTGCTCATCATCGGTGCACCCTCGCGATGACGGGCCGACGGTGACCGAGTCCACTGCAGCGGTCCAGGACCCCGGTCTGCAGGCCGAGCGGACCCGGCTGGCGTGGTCGCGGACAGCCCTGTCGCTTGCTGTCGTGGGCGTACTCGAACTCCACCCGACGAGGCCGGAGCTGTCGCTGCTGCTGCGCATCCCGGCGCTGCTCACGCTGCTGCTCGCGGTGGCCTACTGGGTCTACGGCGGACGTCGCTACCTGCGGGTGCGCGCCGCCCTGGCCGCCGGCCGGCCGATCGTCCCCCGCCATTCGACCCTCGTGCTGGGGGCCCTGGTGGTGCTCCCCGCAGCCACTGCGCTCTGGGCCGTCTGGACCTGATCAAATCTCGGACCGGGCGAGCTCCGGAGGGAGCCGGAACGCCCGATGCGGTAGGACTGGGGGAATGACGTCTCCCGGATTCACCACCAGGCCCGAGCTCACCGGCAGCTTCGGCATGGTCGCCTCGACCCACTACCTCGCCTCTGCGGTGGGCATGTCGATGCTCGAAACGGGCGGGACCGCCATCGACGCTGCCGTTGCGGCCGGATTCACCCTTCAGGTCGTCGAGCCGCACCTGAACGGACCCGGCGGCGACATGACGCTGCTGTTCGCCGCCGCCGACGCGCTGCCCAGGGTGTTGGCCGGACAGGGTGCGGCCCCCGCCGCGGCCACCGTGCGGGCGATGCTCGACCGCGGGTTGAGTCTGGTGCCCGGCGCCGGGGTCGCGGCCGCTGCCGTGCCCGCTGCGACCGTCGCCTGGCTCACCCTGCTGCGTGATCACGGAACTCGCACCGTCGAGGACGTCCTGGCCCCGGCGATCCACTATGCGTCAACGGGTTTCCCGGTACTGCCGGCGATCCGCCGCACGATCGGTACGGTCGCCACCCTGTTCGAGGAGTCCTGGAGCGGCTCCGCGGCGCAGTATCTCCGCGAGGGCGCACCGCCACCGGTCGGTGCGATGCTGACGAACGAGCAGCAGGCGCAGACCTACCGGCGGATGCTGGAGGCGGCAGCGGGGAAGTCCCGCGAGGCGGCCATCGACGCTGCGATCGACTGCTGGACAACGGGATTCGTGGCGGAGGCGCTCGACGCGTTCTGCCGGACGGAGCAGGCGGACGGCTCCGGCGGACGCTACAGCGGACTGCTCACCGCCGATGACCTGGCCGCTCTGCAGGTCCCGTACGAGGATGCCGTCTCCGTCGGCTTCGAGGGCTGGACCGTGGCCAAGGCCGGTCCGTGGTCGCAGGGACCGGTGCTGCTGCAACAGCTCCGACTCGTCGACGGTCTCGGCCTCGGGGCCGGCGCCTGCCCGCCCGGCGGCGCCGACTGGATCCATCTGATCACCGAGGCAGCCAAGCTCGCCTTCGCCGATCGTGATGCCTGGTACGGCGACAGTGCACCGGGCGATCCGGCAGCGACACCGCTGACGACACTGTTGTCGGAGGACTACTCCGCCCAGCGCCGCGCGTTGATCTCCGCGCAGGCATCCCGCGAGCTGCGTCCGGGCTCGCCCGACGGTCGGGTGGCGAGGCTCCCCGACTGGGAGCGGGCTCGCGGTGGTCCGGGGAACGCCGGCGCTGCTGCGGGCACCGGGGGAGACCCGACCGTCTCGCGGACCGGCGAGAACCGCGGCGACACCTGCCACGTGAGCGTCGTCGACTCCTTCGGCACCATGGTCGCTGGCACTCCCAGCGGAGGTTGGCTGCAGTCGTCCCCGCTCATCCCGGCGCTCGGCTTCCCGCTCGGTACCCGCCTGCAGATGACGACCCTCGAGCCGGATCTGCCGACCACCCTGACCCCCGGTCGGCGCCCGCGCAGCACGCTCAGCCCCAGCCTCGCCGCACACCGGGACGGGCGGCGACTCGCCTTCGGCACCCCTGGCGGCGATCAGCAGGACCAGTGGCAGGTCGGGTTCCTGCTGAACCACGTGCTGGGCGGGATGAACCTGCAGGAAGCGATCGACGCTCCCGCGTTCCACTCGACGCACTTCCCGAGCTCGTTCCACCCACGGGAGGCTTTCCCCGGCCAGATCGTGATCGAGGACAGGGTCGGCGAGGACGTGCTGCAGGACCTGGAGAGCCGGGGGCACGACGTCGTCCGATCCGGGCCGTGGTCGCTCGGCCGGATGAGTGCGGTGTCGAGGTCGGCGGACGGCCGGGTGCTACGGGCCGCCGCCAACCCGCGCGGAATGCAGGGCTACGCCGCCGGGCGCTGACCGGCCCCGGCGGGTGACCAGGAGGCGAGCCAAGGCTCAGCCGATGCTCGGCAGGAACCGGGGTGCCGTCCTGGCCCGGGCGGCGGCCTCGAAGGCTGCGCCGATCTGCAAGATCTTCGCGTCCTGCCACCGTCCACCGATGAAGTTGACGCCCACCGGCAGCGCGCCCACATACCCGGCCGGGACTGACAGGTCCGGGTAACCGGCCACTGCTGCGGCCCCGGAACTGCCGATCTTGAAGTCGTCACCGGTGCCGTAGGTGGTCCGCCAGGCGGGCGAGTTGCTGGGCGCCATCACCGCGTCCAGGCGGTGGGTGTGCAGCAACCCGTCCAACGCCGCGCGGGCGAGCGCCTTGGCCTGCTTGCGGGCGGCGACGATCGACTTCGCGCCCGCCGGGGGCGCCGCCAGGCAGGTGAGGAACAGGTTCTGGTCGAATCTGCTGAGCTCGACCGGGTCGGCCGCGTTGAAGTCGACCAGCTGCTGCAGGGTCCGCTCCTGGCGCGGGCGGGTGCGCAGGTAGGCCTCCAGGTCGCGGACGAACTCGCTCTTGAGCGCGGTGAACGACAGGTTCCCGGACTCGCCGGCATCCACCTCCACCTCGATCACCGTCGCACCGGAGCTCGTCAACACGTCGACGGCGTGCTGCACCACCCGGTCGGTGCCCGCGTCGATCCCGGCCTGTCGCCAGACGCCGATCCGGCGGTCGCGCAACGAGGCGCCGTCAAGCGCCCCGGCGAGGTCGCGCGGCAGTGAACGTGGGACGTGCAGGGTGGGGGTGTCCCGCCGGTCGGCGCCGCGGAGGGCGGCCAGCACGATGGCCGCATCGACCACGTGCCGCGCGATCGGACCTGCGGTGTCCTGCTCCACGCTGATCGGGACGATGCCGGTGCGGGAGGCGATGCCGAGCGTCGGCTTCATGCCCACCACGCCGCACTGTCCGGACGGCGAGACGATGGAGCCGTTGGTCTCGGTGCCGACGGCCACCTGGGCCAGTGCGGCAGCGACGCCGGCGGCCGGACCGGACGATGAACCGGACGGGTTCCGGTCCAGAACGTACGGATTGTTGGTCTGGCCCCCGACCCCCGACCAGCCGCCGGTCGCGAAGTCGGCCCGGAAGTTCGCCCATTCCGACAGGTTCGCCTTCCCGAGGATCACCGCTCCGGCCCGGCGCAACTGCGTCACGATGAACGCATCGTGCACCGGCGGCATCCCCAGCAGGGCCCGAGACCCGGCCGTGGTCTGCAGGAATGCCGTGTCGATGTTGTCCTTGAGCAGCACCGGGATCCCGTCGAGGGCACCCAGTGACCGGCCGCAGGCCCGGCGACGGTCGCTCTCTGCCGCCTGGTGCGGTGCCGCGGGATTCACCAGGATCACCGCTCCCACCAGCGGGTCCACGCTCTCGATCCGCTGCAGGTAGGCGTGGGTGAGAGCGACAGCGGTCAGCCTCCGCGACCGGAACCGTCGCTGGATCTCCGGGATGGTCAGTGCATCCAGCTCGCCCGGCGGGATCGGCTGCGGGCGGCGCGAGTGATCGGCCGCGTCCGGAGCCGCGGCGGCTTCCCCGCCGGGGACCAGCATCCCGGCGGCGGCGATCGTGGCGGTCACCCCGGCGCCCAGCACCGTGCGGCGATCGATCCGGCGGTCAACGGAGTCTGCGTTGGCGTCGTCGGTCCGGCGGGTCAGGGGAGTCTGTTCCATGGCCCGAGCGTAGGGAGGTGGCCTCGGGAGCGCATCCGCTGTTCAGGGCATCGGCGGCCGCTCGCACACCGGCAGGGCCACCGCCGCAGCACGATCGGACGGCCGCGCACCGACCACAGGTGAGGTGGAAACACCGCCCCGGGGGCGGAGTTCTACGGCATGTCGGACTACGCTGGGGTGGTCCACACAGCTCCCCGACAGGAACTGCGCGGCGGCGGCTCGGTGCGACAGGTACCGGTCCGGCGGTCCCCGGCGTGAGCCGACGGATCGGCAGCGCGGTCGAACCCCCAGCTGGAGGCATTTCGTGACAGCCGTCGCCCCTCGTCCCACGGTGGCACGTGCCTACCCGGTGCTACGCCCGGCCCGGGGGTCGAAGTTCCTCAAGTTCTTCCAGACGACGGACCCCAAGGTCCTCGGCGTCATGTACATCGCGACGGCGTTCACGTTCTTCATGATCGGCGGCGTGATGGCGCTGATCATGCGCGCCGAACTGGCCAGGCCGGGCATGCAGTTCCTCTCGCCCGAGCAGTACAACCAGCTGTTCACCATGCACGGCACGATCATGCTGCTGTTCTACGCGACCCCGATCGTCTTCGGCTTCGCCAACTTCGTGCTGCCTCTGCAGATCGGCGCTCCCGACGTCGCGTTCCCCCGACTGAATGCCTTCTCGTACTGGCTGTTCCTGTTCGGCGGCATCATCGCGATGATGGGCTTCCTCACCCCCGGTGGTGCGGCAGCGTTCGGCTGGACCGCCTATCCGCCGCTGTCCGGCATCCAGAACTCACCGCAGGTCGGCGGCGATCTGTGGATCATGGGCCTGGCCGTGTCCGGGCTCGGCACCATCCTGGGTGCCGTCAACATGATCACCACCGTCATCTGCCTGCGCTGTCCCGGCATGACGATGTGGCGGCTGCCGATCTTCACCTGGAACATCCTGGTGACGTCGATCCTGGTGCTCATCGCCTTTCCGATCCTCACCGCCGGCCTGTTGGGTCTCGCGGCGGACAGACACTTCGGGGCGCACGTCTTCGATCCGGCCAACGGCGGAGCCATCCTGTGGCAACACCTGTTCTGGTTCTTCGGACATCCCGAGGTCTACATCATCGCGTTGCCGTTCTTCGGGATCGTCTCCGAGGTGTTCCCGGTGTTCGCCAGGAAGCCGATCTTCGGCTACCGCGGGCTGGTCTACGCGACGCTGTCCATCGCCGCCCTGTCCGTCGCGGTGTGGGCGCACCACATGTTCGCCACCGGTGCGGTGCTGCTGCCGTTCTTCAGCTTCATGACGTTCCTGATCGCGGTGCCGACCGGCCTCAAGTTCATCAACTGGATCGGCACGCTCTGGCGCGGCCAACTGTCGTTCGAAACACCCATGCTCTGGGCGTGCGGCTTCCTGGTGACGTTCCTGTTCGGCGGCCTGACCGGCGTCATCCTGGCCGCTCCGTCGCTGGACTTCCACGTCTCCGACTCGTACTTCGTCGTCGCGCACTTCCACTACGTGCTGTTCGGCACCATCGTGTTCGCGACATTCTCGGGTATCTATTTCTGGTTCCCGAAGATGACCGGCAGGTTCCTGGACGAGCGGCTGGGCAAGCTGCACTTCTGGACGACGTTCGTCGGGTTCCACCTGACGTTCCTCGTGCAGCACTGGCTGGGCAACATGGGCATGCCGCGTCGGTACGCGGACTACCAACCGACCGACGGTTTCACCACGCTCAACATGATCTCCTCGATCGGCGCGTTCATCCTCGGGTTCTCGACGTTGCCCTTCATCTGGAACGTCATCAAGTCATGGCGGCACGGCGAGATCACCACGGCGGACGATCCGTGGGGCTACGGCAACTCCCTGGAGTGGGCGACCAGCTCCCCGCCGCCGCGGCACAACTTCACCTCGCTGCCCCGTATCCGGTCCGAGCGTCCCGCCTTCGAGCTGCACCATCCGCACATGATGGAGCGGATGCGGACCGAGGCGCACCCGCACCGCAACTGGAAGGCGCTCAACGACCTCGAGTCGAGCGACCACCTGAAGATTCCGGAACAACCGAAGTCCGGCTGATTCGGATCCGCGGCAGAACATCGCACGTCGATGTGCTGTCGCGGTCTCGTTGCCGGTCGGATGCCTGCGACCCTCCCCGAACAGGACTGCCTGCCCCATGACAGCCGTGCTCATCACCGTCACCGGACCGGACAAGCCGGGCGTCACGGGCGCGCTGTTCGCGGTTCTGTCCCAGCGTCCGGTGGAGCTGCTGGACGTCGAGCAGGTGGTGATCCGTGGCTGGTTGACCCTCGGGGTCCAGCTGTCGGTGGCCGACGCAGACGCACGTGAGCTCACCGAACAGGTCGAGGACACGATGGACGAGATCGGCATGCAGGTACGCGTCCGGCGGTCCCAGGAGACTCCCGAACCCGGCGGTCGGGTGCCGGCGACCCACACGGTGCTGGTGATGGGACGA from Nakamurella sp. A5-74 harbors:
- the ctaD gene encoding cytochrome c oxidase subunit I, encoding MTAVAPRPTVARAYPVLRPARGSKFLKFFQTTDPKVLGVMYIATAFTFFMIGGVMALIMRAELARPGMQFLSPEQYNQLFTMHGTIMLLFYATPIVFGFANFVLPLQIGAPDVAFPRLNAFSYWLFLFGGIIAMMGFLTPGGAAAFGWTAYPPLSGIQNSPQVGGDLWIMGLAVSGLGTILGAVNMITTVICLRCPGMTMWRLPIFTWNILVTSILVLIAFPILTAGLLGLAADRHFGAHVFDPANGGAILWQHLFWFFGHPEVYIIALPFFGIVSEVFPVFARKPIFGYRGLVYATLSIAALSVAVWAHHMFATGAVLLPFFSFMTFLIAVPTGLKFINWIGTLWRGQLSFETPMLWACGFLVTFLFGGLTGVILAAPSLDFHVSDSYFVVAHFHYVLFGTIVFATFSGIYFWFPKMTGRFLDERLGKLHFWTTFVGFHLTFLVQHWLGNMGMPRRYADYQPTDGFTTLNMISSIGAFILGFSTLPFIWNVIKSWRHGEITTADDPWGYGNSLEWATSSPPPRHNFTSLPRIRSERPAFELHHPHMMERMRTEAHPHRNWKALNDLESSDHLKIPEQPKSG
- a CDS encoding DUF202 domain-containing protein, which translates into the protein MTESTAAVQDPGLQAERTRLAWSRTALSLAVVGVLELHPTRPELSLLLRIPALLTLLLAVAYWVYGGRRYLRVRAALAAGRPIVPRHSTLVLGALVVLPAATALWAVWT
- a CDS encoding gamma-glutamyltransferase, producing the protein MTSPGFTTRPELTGSFGMVASTHYLASAVGMSMLETGGTAIDAAVAAGFTLQVVEPHLNGPGGDMTLLFAAADALPRVLAGQGAAPAAATVRAMLDRGLSLVPGAGVAAAAVPAATVAWLTLLRDHGTRTVEDVLAPAIHYASTGFPVLPAIRRTIGTVATLFEESWSGSAAQYLREGAPPPVGAMLTNEQQAQTYRRMLEAAAGKSREAAIDAAIDCWTTGFVAEALDAFCRTEQADGSGGRYSGLLTADDLAALQVPYEDAVSVGFEGWTVAKAGPWSQGPVLLQQLRLVDGLGLGAGACPPGGADWIHLITEAAKLAFADRDAWYGDSAPGDPAATPLTTLLSEDYSAQRRALISAQASRELRPGSPDGRVARLPDWERARGGPGNAGAAAGTGGDPTVSRTGENRGDTCHVSVVDSFGTMVAGTPSGGWLQSSPLIPALGFPLGTRLQMTTLEPDLPTTLTPGRRPRSTLSPSLAAHRDGRRLAFGTPGGDQQDQWQVGFLLNHVLGGMNLQEAIDAPAFHSTHFPSSFHPREAFPGQIVIEDRVGEDVLQDLESRGHDVVRSGPWSLGRMSAVSRSADGRVLRAAANPRGMQGYAAGR
- a CDS encoding amidase family protein, whose protein sequence is MEQTPLTRRTDDANADSVDRRIDRRTVLGAGVTATIAAAGMLVPGGEAAAAPDAADHSRRPQPIPPGELDALTIPEIQRRFRSRRLTAVALTHAYLQRIESVDPLVGAVILVNPAAPHQAAESDRRRACGRSLGALDGIPVLLKDNIDTAFLQTTAGSRALLGMPPVHDAFIVTQLRRAGAVILGKANLSEWANFRADFATGGWSGVGGQTNNPYVLDRNPSGSSSGPAAGVAAALAQVAVGTETNGSIVSPSGQCGVVGMKPTLGIASRTGIVPISVEQDTAGPIARHVVDAAIVLAALRGADRRDTPTLHVPRSLPRDLAGALDGASLRDRRIGVWRQAGIDAGTDRVVQHAVDVLTSSGATVIEVEVDAGESGNLSFTALKSEFVRDLEAYLRTRPRQERTLQQLVDFNAADPVELSRFDQNLFLTCLAAPPAGAKSIVAARKQAKALARAALDGLLHTHRLDAVMAPSNSPAWRTTYGTGDDFKIGSSGAAAVAGYPDLSVPAGYVGALPVGVNFIGGRWQDAKILQIGAAFEAAARARTAPRFLPSIG